The Bradyrhizobium guangxiense genomic sequence GACGGCGGGCTCGCTGTTCCAGATGACCGGCTGGACCGATCTGACCCAGGTGCCCGAGATCGTGACCGTCAGCGTCATCCAGGGCTTCGGCTTCGGCCTCGTCTTCGTGCCGCTCTCGACCGTGGCGTTCCTGACGTTGTCGAATGATCTGCGCACCGACGGCACCGCGATGCTGACCCTGATGCGCAACGTCGCGAGCTCGGTCGGCATTTCGGTGGTCATCGCCGAGCTGACGCAGGGGACGCGGCGGACCTATGCGATCCTGTCTGAGCACATCAACCCGTTCAACCATGCACTGCAAATGCCCGACGTGCGCGGCATGATCAACCTGTCCACCGACGCAGGCCGCGCCATGGCCGACAGGATGGTCAGCGTGCAGGCGCAGATCATCGCCTTCGCACACGACTACATGCTGGTGATGCTCTTCATCCTCTGCACCATCCCGCTCGCTTTGCTGATCGGCTCGACCAAGGCCACGCTGCGCAAGCAGGCCGCGGGACCGGAACATGCCGTGATGGAGTAACGGGAGATCTGGTGCCCCGGACGCGACAGCGCTACAGCAACTCCTCGCAGCCCAAATCATCCACGGCCGCAAACACCCGCTCCAGATTATTCCACCAGATCAGTGGCGGGATGTTGACGCTCCACTGCCAGACCGGCTTGGTGATATGCCAGAGCACCGACCGTCGATAATCCTGGTCGAGCGCGCCGCGCGTATAGCCGGCGACGCCGCGCGCGATCAGAGTTTCGTGGTATTGGTTAAGTAGCGGACGTTCGAGAGCATGGCGACGTTCGGGATACCATTGCGTCGCCATCATGTAGGCGAGGTCGCCAGTCGGCACATTGATGCGCCACTGATCGAAGTCGAAAATGCGCACGCTGTCGTTCACACCGGTGCGTGGCAGCAAGAAATTCCAGATATGGGCATCGCCGTGAGCAATGGTGACGTGGCGGCGTGAATGATAGCGCTCGAACAGGCGACCTGACTGCTCGATAAACCGGCGATAGAGAATGCGCCGCTCTTCGCTCAGACGATCGCCAAGGAGATCGGCGAAACGATCGTAGTGACCGGCGAACGTCTCCATCAGTCTTGCGGAGTCTTCGGTACTCATCCAGTCGCCGACGGTGTCACCGAGATCGGGATGATCCCACCAGGCCGCGTGCCACCCCGCGAGTGTCGTGACGATCGCCATTGCTTGAGCTCGCGCCGGCGGCAGCGGCCACTGGCTCCCGACTTCGTGGCTATCCGTGAGATCCTCGAGCAGGAGATGCCAGCTTTGGCCCTCCTCGTCGAAACGTCCGTCGAAGCAACGCGGCACCAGCCCCGATGGCATGTTCGGTGCGAGCTTCGTGTAGAAGGCCACCTCGTGCCGGCCGCCATGCGCGAGCGTCTTGGCAAAATTGGCGTGAGGGGTTTTGAGAATCAGGGTCTGCGGCGAACCGGCCGACTCCCCGACGTAGCGCAGGCCAAGCCGGGTGATATGTGACACCAAGGTGTCGCGTTCATCCAGCACCTTCACCTCGCGCACGGCGCCGGCGTCCAGCGCACCCGCCTTGCGCAGCGCAGCCGTCAAATAGTTGGGCTCAGTAACCGCAGGCAGTTGTGGAGATGTCATGCAGCGCCCCCTGTCCCGCGCCATACTGCACGATCACAATCCCGGGCACCAGCAGCGGACCTCGCACCCGGCTTCACGCGGCCGCGGTCGATTCGCGCACGGTCCTGACCACGACCGACCGAAGCTGCTCGAGATTGGCCGCCATCCCGGCGATCGCCTGCCTGACCTCCGCCGCGCGCTCGTTCACGGACGCGGCGTCGCGGCTGACATTGCCGATCTTGGCCGAGACCTCCTGTGCGGCGGAGGCCGATTCGGAAATGGACCGCGTGATCTCCCGCGTCGCGGCATCCTGCTCCTCCATCGCTGCGGCGACCGAGGTCGCAACGCCGTCGATCTCGACGATGTGCCCGCCCATGACTTCGACGGCATCGACCGCCGCCTGTGTCGAGGCCTGGATCTCGGCGATCAGGCGCGCAATCTCCTCTGTGGATTTGGCGGTCTGGTCCGACAGGGACTTCACCTCGGCGGCGACCACCGCGAAGCCGCGACCGGCCTCGCCGGCCCGCGCCGCCTCGATGGTGGCGTTGAGCGCCAGCAGGTTGGTCTGGCCGGCGATACCGCCGATGAGGTCGGAAACCTCGGCGATCTTCTTCACTGACCCCGCCAGCGCCTGGATGGTCGAACGCGCCTGCTCGCGGCCGGCGACCGCAGATCTGGTGACCGTGCTGGTCCGCGCGACCTGGCTGGCGATCTCGCGAATCGAAGCACTGAGCTCTTCGGCCGCAGCCGAGACGGTCTGCGAGCTGCCGAGCGCCTGGGTGGAGGCCGCCGCGACCGCCTGCGACTGCGCGGAAAGCGAACTTGCGATCTCGGACAGGCTGGTGGCCGCCCGCTCCACGTCCTGGCTCCCCGCGCTCGCGGGGTCGACCGAGCGGCCGGTCTCGCGTTCGACGGTCTCGGCCATCTGGTGCAGGGCCGAGCGCTTGGCCAGCGCCGCCTCCTGCTCTTGCCGCAGTTGCTCCTCGCGCAGGCGGGAGTTCTCGACCGCCGCCTGCTTGAACCCCTGCAGCGCCCCCGCCATCGAGCCGACCTCGTCGCGGCGATGCGCGAAAGGAATGTCGGCGGCGAGATCGCCGGTCGCAAGCTTCTGCATCGTATCCGTCATGCGCACGATCGGGCGCACCACGCCGACGGCGACGCCGAGCAGGCCGGCGGCGACGAAGGCGAGGACGGCGGCGGAAACGCCGAGCAGGATATAGAGGATGGAGCTGTCGCGGTCCGCCGCCAGCTTCTCCATGGCGGCATTCTGCTTGTTGGCGCT encodes the following:
- a CDS encoding phosphotransferase gives rise to the protein MARDRGRCMTSPQLPAVTEPNYLTAALRKAGALDAGAVREVKVLDERDTLVSHITRLGLRYVGESAGSPQTLILKTPHANFAKTLAHGGRHEVAFYTKLAPNMPSGLVPRCFDGRFDEEGQSWHLLLEDLTDSHEVGSQWPLPPARAQAMAIVTTLAGWHAAWWDHPDLGDTVGDWMSTEDSARLMETFAGHYDRFADLLGDRLSEERRILYRRFIEQSGRLFERYHSRRHVTIAHGDAHIWNFLLPRTGVNDSVRIFDFDQWRINVPTGDLAYMMATQWYPERRHALERPLLNQYHETLIARGVAGYTRGALDQDYRRSVLWHITKPVWQWSVNIPPLIWWNNLERVFAAVDDLGCEELL
- a CDS encoding methyl-accepting chemotaxis protein; amino-acid sequence: MKFRLSLSSAIIAFGIVLAIGFAAVVSTSLYALKELKVGGPLYSDIKLGNDLIADILPPPEYVIEAYLEATLAMREPDQLAAHGERLVQLRKDYDERKAFWASSNLSADLKTALVSKSDAEVQKFWKASDQLLPALKAKDAVASERAYAQLRDAYTAHRAVIDSIVESANKQNAAMEKLAADRDSSILYILLGVSAAVLAFVAAGLLGVAVGVVRPIVRMTDTMQKLATGDLAADIPFAHRRDEVGSMAGALQGFKQAAVENSRLREEQLRQEQEAALAKRSALHQMAETVERETGRSVDPASAGSQDVERAATSLSEIASSLSAQSQAVAAASTQALGSSQTVSAAAEELSASIREIASQVARTSTVTRSAVAGREQARSTIQALAGSVKKIAEVSDLIGGIAGQTNLLALNATIEAARAGEAGRGFAVVAAEVKSLSDQTAKSTEEIARLIAEIQASTQAAVDAVEVMGGHIVEIDGVATSVAAAMEEQDAATREITRSISESASAAQEVSAKIGNVSRDAASVNERAAEVRQAIAGMAANLEQLRSVVVRTVRESTAAA